One region of Miscanthus floridulus cultivar M001 chromosome 19, ASM1932011v1, whole genome shotgun sequence genomic DNA includes:
- the LOC136528072 gene encoding 2-methylpropanoate--CoA ligase CCL4-like: protein MDRLGANPANSCPLTPLGFLERAATVFGDCPSVVYHDTVFTWSQTHRRCLRLASALVSLGITRSDIVSVLLPNVPAMYEMQFGVPMSGAVLNNINTRLDARTVAVLLRHSGSKLVFVDPASLTLISDALKQLPHGHPAPRVILVEDTHETGLPAAPAGSLTYERLLETGDPEFAWVRPASEWDPMILNYTSGTTSEPKGVVHCHRGLFLITLDSLIEWAVPPQPTYLWTLPMFHANGWSFPWGMAVVGGTNVCLRRVDAAEVYATIAGRGVDHLCGAPVVLNMLANAPEGVRRPLPGKVRILTAGAPPPAAVLHRTESIGFEVSHGYGLTETAGLVVCCAWKREWNKLPASERARLKSRQGVRTPGMAEVDIVDGKTGRSVPRDGSTMGEIVLRGGCVMLGYLNDDRATRAAIREDGWFYTGDVGVMHPDGYMEIRDRSKDVIISGGENISSVEVESVLYSHPAVNEAAVVARPDDFWGETPCAFVGLKEGSAGAVTAADVIAWCRQRMPRYMVPRTVVFRDELPKTSTGKIQKYVLRNLAKQMGSTRKGASSISKM, encoded by the exons ATGGACAGGCTCGGCGCGAATCCGGCGAACTCGTGCCCGCTCACGCCGCTGGGATTCCTGGAGCGTGCGGCCACCGTCTTCGGAGACTGCCCCTCCGTTGTCTACCACGACACGGTCTTCACCTGGTCCCAGACACACCGGCGATGCCTCCGCCTCGCCTCCGCGCTCGTCTCCCTCGGCATCACCCGCAGCGACATC GTGTCCGTGCTGTTGCCCAACGTGCCGGCCATGTACGAGATGCAGTTCGGAGTGCCGATGAGCGGCGCCGTGCTCAACAACATCAACACGCGCCTGGACGCGCGCACGGTCGCCGTCCTGCTCCGCCACTCCGGCTCCAAGCTCGTCTTCGTCGACCCGGCGTCTCTAACGCTCATCAGTGACGCGCTCAAGCAGCTCCCGCACGGGCACCCGGCGCCGCGCGTCATCCTCGTCGAGGATACCCACGAGACGGGCCTCCCCGCCGCCCCGGCCGGGTCACTCACGTACGAGAGGCTTCTCGAGACGGGCGACCCGGAGTTCGCGTGGGTGCGGCCGGCCAGCGAGTGGGACCCGATGATACTCAACTACACCTCCGGCACGACGTCGGAGCCCAAGGGCGTGGTGCACTGCCACCGCGGGCTCTTCCTTATCACGCTCGACTCGCTCATCGAATGGGCGGTCCCGCCGCAGCCGACGTACCTGTGGACGCTGCCCATGTTCCACGCCAACGGCTGGAGCTTCCCGTGGGGTATGGCCGTGGTGGGCGGCACCAACGTGTGCCTGCGCCGCGTCGACGCCGCCGAGGTGTACGCCACCATCGCGGGCCGCGGGGTCGACCACCTCTGCGGCGCGCCCGTCGTGCTCAACATGCTGGCAAACGCCCCGGAGGGCGTGCGGCGGCCGCTGCCGGGGAAGGTGCGCATCCTGACCGccggcgcgccgccgccggctgccGTGCTGCACCGCACGGAGTCCATCGGGTTCGAGGTCAGCCACGGGTACGGGCTGACCGAGACGGCGGGGCTGGTGGTCTGCTGCGCGTGGAAACGGGAGTGGAACAAGCTCCCCGCGTCGGAGCGCGCACGGCTCAAGTCGAGGCAGGGCGTGCGCACGCCGGGCATGGCCGAGGTCGACATCGTCGACGGCAAGACCGGACGCAGCGTTCCCCGCGACGGGTCCACGATGGGCGAGATCGTGCTCCGCGGCGGATGCGTCATGCTCGGCTACCTCAACGACGACAGGGCCACCAGGGCGGCGATACGCGAGGACGGGTGGTTCTACACGGGGGACGTCGGCGTGATGCACCCGGACGGGTACATGGAGATCCGCGACCGGTCCAAGGACGTGATCATCAGCGGCGGGGAGAACATCAGCAGCGTGGAGGTGGAGTCCGTGCTCTACAGCCACCCGGCGGTGAACGAGGCCGCGGTGGTGGCGCGGCCGGACGACTTCTGGGGCGAGACGCCGTGCGCGTTCGTGGGACTCAAGGAGGGGTCGGCGGGCGCGGTCACGGCAGCCGATGTCATCGCGTGGTGCCGCCAGCGCATGCCGCGCTACATGGTGCCGAGAACGGTGGTGTTTCGCGACGAGCTGCCAAAGACCTCCACCGGCAAGATCCAAAAGTACGTGCTCCGGAACCTTGCCAAGCAGATGGGGTCAACCCGGAAGGGCGCCAGCAGCATCAGCAAGATGTAG